One segment of Agrococcus sp. ProA11 DNA contains the following:
- a CDS encoding sensor histidine kinase has translation MPVRPAPDARSLRSDVVLAGALALVGCVMVALSAMTGLQFVDVPIWQPLLAAALLAAPLVLRRRHPVAVSISQAVVYITAGELGVVELYASQVALFMGFYSIGAWDPNRKRAHWVRLVIVIAMAAWLASSAVRGFFDPETGERGVSAFFALLMIQVVINVAYFGGAWLFGNRAWASALEQERLAAAHAEIQAQQAQLAEQAVSLERLRIARELHDVVAHHVSAMGVQAGAARRMLTVDADKTADALRHVEQSARDAIGELRSLVVTLRSEDDDASSAPGLDALASLVEAAKTSGQHVTLTEIGTPRAVSPMAGLTAFRTVQEALTNARKHAGPVAQVDVRVRYLADELEVEIADNGHGAGSGPHGAGAGLVGMRERVGAMGGSLEAGPRSRGGWLVRARMPAPDLSGS, from the coding sequence ATGCCCGTGCGCCCCGCCCCCGACGCTCGCTCGCTGCGGAGCGATGTGGTGCTCGCCGGCGCGCTCGCGCTCGTCGGCTGCGTCATGGTCGCGCTCAGCGCCATGACCGGGCTGCAGTTCGTCGACGTGCCGATCTGGCAACCGTTGCTCGCCGCCGCGCTACTCGCGGCACCGCTGGTGCTGCGCCGGCGGCATCCGGTGGCCGTGTCGATCTCGCAGGCCGTCGTCTACATCACCGCGGGCGAGCTTGGGGTCGTCGAGCTCTATGCCTCGCAGGTCGCGCTCTTCATGGGCTTCTACTCGATCGGCGCGTGGGACCCGAACCGCAAGCGGGCCCACTGGGTGCGCCTGGTGATCGTGATCGCGATGGCCGCGTGGCTCGCGTCGTCGGCCGTGCGCGGCTTCTTCGACCCGGAGACCGGCGAGCGCGGCGTCTCCGCGTTCTTCGCGCTGCTGATGATCCAGGTCGTCATCAATGTCGCCTACTTCGGCGGCGCGTGGCTCTTCGGCAACCGCGCCTGGGCGAGCGCGCTCGAGCAGGAGCGCCTCGCGGCCGCGCATGCCGAGATCCAGGCGCAGCAGGCGCAGCTCGCAGAGCAGGCGGTCTCGCTCGAGCGGCTGCGCATCGCGCGTGAGCTGCATGACGTCGTCGCGCACCACGTCTCGGCGATGGGCGTGCAGGCCGGTGCCGCGCGCCGGATGCTCACGGTCGACGCGGACAAGACGGCGGATGCGCTGCGGCACGTCGAGCAGTCGGCCCGCGACGCGATCGGTGAATTGCGGTCGCTCGTCGTGACGCTGCGCTCCGAGGACGACGACGCCTCGTCGGCGCCGGGACTCGACGCCCTGGCCTCGCTCGTCGAAGCCGCGAAGACGAGCGGCCAGCACGTGACGCTCACCGAGATCGGCACGCCCCGGGCGGTCTCGCCGATGGCCGGCCTGACGGCCTTTCGCACCGTGCAGGAGGCGCTCACCAACGCGCGCAAGCACGCCGGCCCCGTGGCGCAGGTCGACGTGCGCGTGCGCTACCTCGCCGACGAGCTCGAGGTGGAGATCGCCGACAACGGCCACGGCGCGGGCTCCGGCCCGCACGGGGCAGGCGCCGGCCTGGTGGGCATGCGCGAGCGCGTCGGCGCGATGGGCGGCTCGCTCGAGGCCGGTCCGCGCTCCCGCGGGGGCTGGCTCGTGCGGGCGAGGATGCCTGCCCCCGACCTCAGCGGCAGCTGA
- a CDS encoding SRPBCC family protein — MPVDVRTSVEIARPRSVVAAYVADPDNATEWYENIRSVEWETEPPLGVGSRVAFVARFLGRRLAYTYEVREHVPDERLVMSTAQGPFPMTTIYEWSDAPGGTQMMLRNSGEPAGFSRLAAPLLAGAMRRANQQDLQRLRSILEG, encoded by the coding sequence ATGCCTGTGGATGTCCGCACGTCGGTCGAGATCGCCCGGCCGCGTTCCGTTGTCGCCGCGTACGTCGCCGACCCGGACAACGCGACCGAGTGGTACGAGAACATCCGCTCGGTCGAATGGGAGACGGAGCCGCCCCTGGGCGTCGGCAGCCGCGTCGCGTTCGTTGCGCGCTTCCTCGGTCGACGCCTCGCCTACACGTATGAGGTGCGGGAGCACGTGCCCGATGAGCGCCTCGTGATGAGCACCGCGCAGGGGCCGTTCCCGATGACGACGATCTACGAGTGGTCCGATGCCCCGGGCGGCACGCAGATGATGCTGCGCAACAGCGGCGAGCCGGCAGGCTTCTCGCGGCTGGCGGCACCACTGCTCGCTGGGGCGATGCGGCGGGCGAACCAGCAGGACCTGCAGCGGCTGCGGTCGATCCTGGAGGGCTGA
- a CDS encoding DUF305 domain-containing protein: protein MKQYRRALAASALTLALVLTGCSATTQAPAETSAPAATASSSANQVDEMFVTMMIPHHQQAVEMADLMLTKTDADADVLALAEQIRAAQAPEIELMLGWLEEWGVPYSPDDDHGMGDGAGEGMMSEADMTELEEATGDEASRLFLEQMIVHHEGAVLMTDMQLENGQDPDVLELAQQMNDDQSAEILTMRQLLTEI, encoded by the coding sequence ATGAAGCAGTACCGCCGCGCGCTGGCAGCCAGCGCCCTCACCCTCGCGCTCGTCCTCACCGGCTGCAGCGCTACCACCCAGGCGCCCGCCGAGACGAGCGCCCCCGCAGCGACGGCATCGTCGTCGGCCAATCAGGTCGACGAGATGTTCGTCACGATGATGATCCCCCACCACCAGCAGGCCGTTGAGATGGCCGATCTCATGCTCACGAAGACGGATGCCGATGCTGACGTGCTCGCGCTCGCCGAGCAGATCCGTGCCGCACAGGCCCCCGAGATCGAGCTGATGCTCGGCTGGCTGGAGGAGTGGGGCGTGCCCTACTCGCCCGACGACGATCACGGCATGGGCGACGGAGCCGGCGAGGGCATGATGTCGGAAGCGGACATGACCGAGCTGGAGGAGGCGACCGGCGATGAGGCGAGCCGGCTCTTCCTCGAGCAGATGATCGTGCACCATGAGGGCGCCGTGCTGATGACCGACATGCAGCTCGAGAACGGGCAGGACCCGGATGTGCTCGAACTCGCACAGCAGATGAACGACGACCAGTCGGCCGAGATCCTGACGATGCGGCAACTGCTCACCGAGATCTGA
- a CDS encoding MFS transporter, whose amino-acid sequence MTRTGQSTSPPSAQRSAGSVGGPRQLAASVPIRTAASGAQIAIPILAVQEFGDVGLGAMLVALALVPGIVAAPLVGALLDGAHRPRAMMMTAAAGTAAAYAIAASIGPVPVWAVAIALVISGLLTPFGFGGLSSFIAPPGSNARQAYALDSLSYNVSGVAGPAAVAVLAPTLGARAALLLMAAVALAAVAAYALLRVQPRETERKGLLRSMSAGIVTLTTHRPLAVVTTSGTLAELGRGIMPIAAIGIAVVAAGDAAMSALIVAAFAVGALVGAVIEPLRRQRISPQLTMAIGYGLTGLATLAAALDIGLGWTIALVGLSGLCTAAPTAAMLLLRRTESPDDVVAQVFTVGSALRTAAAAAGTAIAGALAGVEPLLLLAGSGGVWLVSAAVMLAFPGRAATGSLKLPGQPA is encoded by the coding sequence GTGACCCGCACCGGCCAGTCGACGAGCCCGCCCAGCGCGCAGCGCTCGGCGGGGTCCGTCGGCGGGCCCCGGCAGCTCGCCGCCTCCGTGCCGATCCGCACGGCGGCCTCCGGCGCGCAGATCGCCATCCCGATCCTGGCGGTGCAGGAGTTCGGCGACGTCGGGCTCGGCGCGATGCTCGTCGCCCTCGCGCTCGTTCCCGGCATCGTCGCGGCACCGCTCGTGGGAGCGCTGCTGGATGGCGCCCACCGGCCTCGCGCGATGATGATGACGGCCGCGGCCGGCACCGCCGCCGCCTACGCCATCGCCGCCTCGATCGGGCCGGTGCCGGTGTGGGCGGTCGCGATCGCGCTCGTGATCAGCGGGCTGCTGACGCCCTTCGGCTTCGGCGGCCTGTCGAGCTTCATCGCCCCGCCAGGCTCCAACGCCCGGCAGGCGTATGCGCTCGACTCGCTCAGCTACAACGTCAGCGGCGTCGCCGGCCCCGCGGCCGTTGCCGTGCTCGCCCCGACGCTCGGGGCACGGGCGGCGCTGCTGCTGATGGCGGCCGTGGCGCTGGCAGCTGTCGCCGCCTACGCGCTGCTGCGCGTGCAGCCGCGCGAGACGGAGCGCAAGGGACTGCTGCGCTCGATGAGCGCGGGCATCGTCACGCTCACCACGCATCGGCCGCTCGCCGTCGTCACCACCTCCGGCACGCTCGCCGAGCTCGGCCGCGGCATCATGCCGATCGCCGCGATCGGCATCGCCGTGGTCGCCGCCGGTGACGCCGCGATGAGCGCGCTCATCGTCGCCGCATTCGCGGTCGGGGCGCTCGTCGGCGCGGTGATCGAGCCGTTGCGCCGCCAGCGCATCTCCCCGCAATTGACGATGGCGATCGGCTACGGCCTGACCGGCCTCGCGACCCTCGCTGCCGCGCTCGACATCGGCCTCGGCTGGACCATCGCGCTCGTCGGCCTCTCGGGCCTCTGCACGGCGGCGCCTACCGCCGCGATGCTCCTGCTGCGCCGCACGGAGAGCCCGGATGACGTGGTCGCGCAGGTGTTCACGGTCGGATCGGCGCTGCGCACGGCCGCGGCCGCGGCGGGCACCGCGATCGCCGGGGCGCTCGCAGGGGTCGAGCCGCTGCTGCTGCTCGCCGGGTCGGGCGGCGTCTGGCTGGTCAGCGCCGCCGTCATGCTCGCCTTCCCGGGTCGCGCGGCAACGGGCTCACTCAAGCTGCCAGGCCAGCCCGCGTAG
- a CDS encoding MetQ/NlpA family ABC transporter substrate-binding protein produces the protein MQFTLKRRIATTIAAGLTVATLAACSASAPAEAPEDGSLGTIRVGALPVPAGDMLTWVDENLAAEAGLDIEWVEFTDYNTPNPALTDGSTEANLFQNSTFMETYNSQAGGELVAVGEVYLPAAAFYSESLSSLDELEDGATIAIPNDPTNEARALEILAAEGLIEIAEGTTNLDGVTANPKDFQFTEVENATLPLAIPDNDAVFVTASFALPAGLTQEQAILTEGTDSNYFNSLVTTPELQDDPRVTALYDLLTSDETKAYILETWGGLIVPIAE, from the coding sequence ATGCAGTTCACCCTCAAGCGTCGCATCGCGACGACCATCGCCGCCGGCCTCACGGTCGCGACCCTCGCCGCCTGCTCGGCGAGCGCCCCCGCCGAGGCCCCCGAGGACGGCTCGCTCGGCACCATCCGCGTCGGCGCCCTGCCGGTGCCGGCCGGCGACATGCTCACCTGGGTCGACGAGAACCTCGCAGCAGAAGCCGGTCTCGACATCGAGTGGGTCGAGTTCACCGACTACAACACCCCCAACCCGGCCCTGACGGATGGCTCCACCGAGGCCAACCTGTTCCAGAACTCCACCTTCATGGAGACCTACAACTCGCAGGCGGGCGGCGAGCTGGTCGCGGTCGGCGAGGTCTACCTGCCGGCTGCCGCCTTCTACTCGGAGTCGCTCTCGTCGCTCGACGAGCTCGAGGACGGCGCCACCATCGCCATCCCGAACGACCCGACCAACGAAGCGCGCGCGCTGGAGATCCTCGCGGCCGAGGGGCTGATCGAGATCGCCGAGGGCACCACCAACCTCGACGGCGTCACCGCCAACCCGAAGGACTTCCAGTTCACCGAGGTCGAGAACGCCACGCTGCCGCTGGCGATCCCCGACAACGACGCCGTCTTCGTCACCGCCTCCTTCGCGCTGCCGGCCGGGCTCACGCAGGAGCAGGCGATCCTCACCGAAGGCACCGACTCCAACTACTTCAACTCGCTCGTCACCACGCCCGAGCTGCAGGACGACCCGCGCGTGACCGCGCTGTATGACCTGCTCACGAGCGACGAGACGAAGGCGTACATCCTGGAGACGTGGGGCGGCCTGATCGTCCCCATCGCCGAGTGA
- a CDS encoding methionine ABC transporter permease, which produces MIDVNAPDFWQKLIEVLLEGTWETVYMTGIAMAITFAVGLPLGIILVGTERGRFLEAPLGQRWLGTTINRLLGFIVNLGRSVPFIVLMIALIPLTRWLLGSFIGTGPAIVPLTLVAIPFFVRVVEIAVREVDPGLFEAAESLGASRWLLVKRVLLPQAWPAILLGTATTITSIINFSAMVGVVGGGGLGNVALTYGMQRYSVLHIVGVVIILFVLVQAIQWALTVLAKRLGAVPNRRGPKKDATTDAQAHLDADVAVPTTRAQTRPSGSDF; this is translated from the coding sequence GTGATCGACGTCAACGCGCCCGACTTCTGGCAGAAGCTCATCGAGGTGCTGCTCGAGGGCACTTGGGAGACCGTCTACATGACGGGCATCGCCATGGCGATCACCTTCGCCGTGGGCCTGCCGCTCGGCATCATCCTGGTCGGCACCGAGCGCGGGCGCTTCCTGGAGGCGCCGCTCGGCCAGCGCTGGCTCGGCACCACCATCAACCGGCTGCTCGGCTTCATCGTGAACCTCGGCCGCTCGGTGCCGTTCATCGTGCTGATGATCGCGCTCATCCCGCTCACCCGCTGGCTGCTCGGCTCGTTCATCGGCACCGGGCCCGCGATCGTGCCGCTCACGCTCGTCGCCATCCCCTTCTTCGTGCGCGTGGTCGAGATCGCCGTGCGCGAAGTCGACCCTGGCCTGTTCGAGGCGGCCGAGTCGCTCGGCGCCTCGCGCTGGCTGCTCGTCAAGCGCGTGCTGCTGCCGCAGGCATGGCCGGCGATCCTGCTCGGCACCGCCACCACCATCACCTCGATCATCAACTTCTCGGCGATGGTCGGCGTGGTCGGCGGCGGCGGCCTCGGCAACGTCGCCCTCACCTACGGCATGCAGCGCTACAGCGTGCTCCACATCGTCGGCGTCGTCATCATCCTGTTCGTGCTCGTGCAGGCCATCCAGTGGGCGCTGACCGTGCTCGCCAAGCGCCTCGGCGCCGTCCCCAATCGCCGCGGCCCCAAGAAGGACGCGACGACGGATGCGCAGGCGCACCTGGATGCCGACGTCGCAGTCCCCACCACCCGAGCCCAGACGCGCCCGTCTGGCTCCGACTTCTAA
- a CDS encoding ATP-binding cassette domain-containing protein produces MISIEHVSRRFGDGPDAVVALDDVSIEVAKGQIFGVVGQSGAGKSTLLRTVNALERPDSGRVVVGGVDVTALSGKALLKERHQIGMVFQHFNLVGNRTVAQNVEFALEAVGTPGKDRRPKALEMLDLVGLAHRADDRPGQLSGGQRQRVGIARALASGPDVLLSDEATSALDPETTRSILELIRRLSRELGLTVLLITHEMEVVKRICDAAALMETGRVIEQGQLDDLIRTPGSRIAAELFPVGEAHYMPGHRVIDVTYTGLSADRPVIAQLSRDFGLDVSILGAALETIGGQQAGRTRLAVPGDASVALKVIDSLTAQGVTAWEVHP; encoded by the coding sequence ATGATCTCGATCGAGCACGTCAGCCGCCGCTTCGGCGACGGCCCCGACGCCGTCGTCGCGCTCGACGACGTCTCCATCGAGGTGGCGAAGGGGCAGATCTTCGGGGTCGTCGGGCAGTCGGGCGCCGGCAAGTCGACTCTGCTGCGCACCGTCAATGCGCTCGAGCGGCCCGACAGCGGCCGCGTCGTCGTCGGCGGCGTCGACGTCACCGCGCTGAGCGGCAAGGCGCTGCTCAAGGAGCGCCACCAGATCGGCATGGTCTTCCAGCACTTCAATCTGGTCGGCAACCGCACCGTGGCGCAGAACGTCGAGTTCGCGCTCGAAGCGGTCGGCACGCCGGGCAAGGATCGCCGCCCGAAGGCGCTCGAGATGCTCGACCTCGTCGGCCTCGCCCACCGCGCCGACGACCGCCCCGGCCAGCTCTCCGGCGGTCAGCGGCAGCGCGTCGGCATCGCCCGTGCCCTCGCCTCCGGCCCCGACGTGCTGCTCAGCGACGAGGCCACCAGCGCCCTCGACCCCGAGACCACCCGCTCGATCCTCGAGCTCATCCGTCGCCTCAGCCGCGAGCTCGGCCTCACCGTGCTGCTCATCACGCACGAGATGGAAGTCGTCAAGCGCATCTGCGACGCCGCCGCACTCATGGAGACCGGCCGCGTCATCGAGCAGGGGCAGCTCGATGACCTAATTCGCACGCCCGGCTCCCGCATCGCCGCCGAGCTCTTCCCCGTCGGCGAGGCGCACTACATGCCCGGCCACCGCGTCATCGACGTCACCTACACGGGCCTCAGCGCCGACCGGCCGGTCATTGCGCAGCTGAGCCGCGACTTCGGTCTCGACGTCTCGATCCTCGGCGCCGCCCTCGAGACCATCGGCGGCCAGCAGGCCGGCCGCACTCGCCTCGCCGTGCCCGGTGACGCATCCGTCGCCCTCAAGGTGATCGACTCGCTCACCGCGCAGGGCGTCACCGCCTGGGAGGTGCACCCGTGA
- a CDS encoding HNH endonuclease: MSLERELTSATAAFSAVTNDDLRRFVDPSDEELAKMWRQVLAREGRAARADFLPVETMLCFALGLATDPSPSGFVNVKKASPVTKQIAVLLGRPPGSLQSKHSNLEARPGRDGGRFSDPAVGQFFASDLDRFASYYARAIDAARAEGISDDRLSDFLGNGSGQLRAVIDASRISDDQLWESIEASSTSGDGALTTVQRVVSVRLSQQRFARAVLERSNFCCVFCGLSTRRVGLPSARMLVAGHIKPWRHSSRTERNSSSNGFAACPTHDAAFEAHLLTVQSDGRIEVSRPLERAISRDASWQAAFSHVSSHVLLPASAIAASAPWVEWHRSAAQSAIESQLLLRSTPLRSGGEAVGLD; the protein is encoded by the coding sequence ATGTCACTAGAGAGAGAACTCACATCAGCAACGGCGGCCTTCTCCGCTGTTACGAACGACGATCTCCGACGTTTCGTCGACCCCTCAGACGAGGAGCTTGCGAAAATGTGGCGGCAAGTGCTCGCCCGCGAGGGCCGTGCTGCGCGGGCGGACTTCCTCCCGGTCGAGACGATGCTCTGCTTCGCCCTCGGACTCGCAACGGACCCTTCTCCCAGTGGTTTCGTGAACGTGAAGAAGGCGTCGCCCGTGACGAAGCAGATAGCTGTTCTGCTCGGCCGGCCGCCCGGGAGCCTGCAAAGCAAGCATTCTAACCTCGAAGCGCGACCTGGTCGTGATGGCGGCCGCTTCTCCGACCCAGCAGTCGGCCAGTTCTTCGCCTCAGACCTCGATCGTTTCGCCTCCTACTACGCGCGCGCGATTGACGCTGCTCGCGCAGAAGGGATCAGCGATGACCGCCTCAGTGATTTTCTCGGGAACGGCTCCGGCCAATTGCGTGCGGTCATCGACGCCAGCCGAATCAGCGACGACCAGCTGTGGGAATCAATCGAAGCGAGCTCGACATCGGGCGATGGCGCCCTTACAACAGTGCAGCGCGTCGTATCCGTTCGATTGTCTCAACAGCGTTTCGCAAGGGCTGTTCTGGAACGGTCCAACTTCTGCTGCGTGTTCTGCGGACTGAGCACGCGCCGAGTTGGACTGCCGTCTGCGCGAATGCTGGTTGCTGGCCACATTAAGCCTTGGCGACATTCCTCCAGGACAGAGCGAAACTCTTCGAGCAACGGCTTCGCCGCTTGCCCCACGCACGATGCCGCGTTCGAGGCTCATCTCTTGACGGTGCAATCAGACGGCAGAATTGAAGTGTCTCGACCTCTCGAGCGGGCCATATCTCGTGACGCCTCTTGGCAGGCGGCTTTCTCGCACGTGAGCTCACACGTCTTGCTTCCCGCCTCTGCCATTGCCGCAAGTGCCCCGTGGGTCGAATGGCATCGGTCTGCAGCGCAATCAGCCATTGAGTCTCAGCTGCTGCTGCGTTCGACGCCCCTACGTTCTGGGGGAGAAGCCGTAGGCCTCGACTAG